ttgtacctctttaaacttgattccgtatcaataactatcttatcccattaattatggaattgtggtttatcCTTGATCTTTTGGGATTCTATCATCAtcgcattctaagacaactacggcacacttcagccaacctccgaggtgatgataccaGAGATATGTTTgctccgacttggagatcttggggtatcgccgcaccataacaaGGTTGTGTAAGGCCGAGATGTTATCGCGCTGAATCGATATTACACCGAGGCGCTATTACCCCGAAGCGTtgttactccgagacacaaatacccgagatatgtttgctccgttcagactaggagatcccGGGATATACGTAGCCTGGAATGTgaagaccgagacgtcgttatacctccgagatgtctttataTGTCCGAGACGTCTTTATATCTAGACGATCTTTCTTTGTTGGGcggaacaaatgtccgagacataactccgagatgtctttgaatccacgtgtctctagggttgattttatccctaacaaaaACTGAAACTCCTTGATACTTAGAGTTTGATCTATCTAAACTGAATacaaaatttgaatatataaaatctaatctatatatatatgaaactaaCGTTTGAAATCAATGCTATCTCTGTTTTGAATATCTGTTGCATTATCTGACGTGGAGACTTGCTTAACAGCCCCCCTCAAATGAAGGGGAATTGGATGAACGTGAAGTTTGTTACACAACTGTGAGAAACGAATAGCAAAAAGTCCCTTTGTGAACACATCCGCGACTTGATCAACAGTAGAGATGTACTTGGGAACAATATCTTTATTCAAGACCTTCTCGCAAATAAAGTGATAATCCACTTCAACATGCTTAGTTCGAGCATGGTAAACCGGATTAGAAGCCAAAGCCAAAGCGCtaatattatcacaccaaatAATAGGAGGAGATGTCAAAAGAATCCTCAAATCCTTAAATAGCATCCGTAACCAATAAAGTTATGTTGTAGCAATAGCCAAAGACCGATATTCAGCTTCGGTTGAAGAACGAGCAACAACATGTTGTTTCTTTGTACTCCAAGAAATTAAACTTGACCCAAGAAACACCGCAAAACCACTTGTAGATCGCCGATCATTGGGAGAACCAGCCCAATCCGAGTCACAATACGCATTTAGTTGAAGTGAAGACTTGGAATAATGAATACCATGATCAATAGTAGCTTTAAGATACCGAAGTACTCGCTTTGCCGCTGCCCAGTGTTTGTCTGTAGGAGAATGCATGAATTGACATAATTGATTTATCGAAAAAGAAATATCAGGCCAAGTAAGTGTGCAATATTGTAGCCCTCCAACAATGCTTCGATATTCAGCAGGATCAATCAATGGAGAACCCTCAAAACCTGATAATTTAGAACCAAATGAACAAGGAGTATTGCACGGCTTAGCACCAATCATTTTGGATTTATGCAGCAAATCCATAATATATTTAGATTGAACCCATGACTATCTCTAGTCAACAGCCCATCCCTTCATCAATTCCTATTGAACCCAACGTGATTTCCCAATTGCCTTCTCCATCTAGTGCGCCATCCTCTTCATTTCCTTTAGATTCCACTAACAGTTCCACTAGCTCTGACCCTCAGGGTACTGCGTCATCCTCTATTTCCTTGA
This DNA window, taken from Alnus glutinosa chromosome 5, dhAlnGlut1.1, whole genome shotgun sequence, encodes the following:
- the LOC133868928 gene encoding uncharacterized mitochondrial protein AtMg00810-like, whose product is MIGAKPCNTPCSFGSKLSGFEGSPLIDPAEYRSIVGGLQYCTLTWPDISFSINQLCQFMHSPTDKHWAAAKRVLRYLKATIDHGIHYSKSSLQLNAYCDSDWAGSPNDRRSTSGFAVFLGSSLISWSTKKQHVVARSSTEAEYRSLAIATT